The SAR324 cluster bacterium genome includes a region encoding these proteins:
- a CDS encoding lactonase family protein — MSKQLIYVGGYASPEMEGIQLFTLDLTSGQLTYVKGVRGVENPSFLTLTRDFQRLYAVVEVSEYQGNPGGGVAGYVISEEGRTLNPLNNQPTNGNHPCHLSLSHSEDALFVANYSGGSVAAYQVIKDGNLSGPNDFHQHHGSSVNLKRQEGPHAHMAHLTPDGRHLLVTDLGTDQLMVYQINSQEKLDLLKDRCLKLPAGSGPRHLTFSHSNKRMYLINELGNTILVFPMGEDGLPAKESTQEINTLPRDFSEESTTADIHVHPSGKFLYGTNRGHDSFCCYRILPDEQLELIGHVPTGGQSPRNFSIHPDGKWLVVAHQVSGNILSFAVDQETGMLKQSDDQKLNLQPSCLQFGHPSH; from the coding sequence ATGTCAAAGCAGCTAATTTATGTGGGTGGATATGCCTCTCCTGAGATGGAAGGGATTCAGCTTTTCACTCTTGATTTGACCTCTGGTCAGTTGACCTATGTTAAAGGCGTGAGGGGAGTTGAAAACCCATCTTTTTTGACTCTTACCAGGGATTTTCAGCGTCTTTATGCAGTGGTGGAGGTTTCAGAATATCAGGGCAATCCAGGTGGTGGAGTGGCAGGCTACGTAATCTCCGAAGAGGGCAGAACACTTAACCCTTTGAACAACCAGCCAACCAATGGAAATCATCCTTGTCACCTGAGCTTGTCTCATTCTGAAGATGCGTTGTTCGTTGCGAACTATTCGGGGGGGAGTGTCGCCGCCTATCAAGTCATTAAGGATGGAAACCTCTCAGGCCCCAATGATTTTCATCAGCATCACGGGAGTTCGGTAAATCTGAAACGTCAGGAAGGGCCTCACGCACATATGGCTCACCTGACACCAGACGGCCGGCATCTGCTTGTCACGGATCTGGGCACAGATCAGTTGATGGTGTATCAGATCAATTCTCAGGAAAAGTTGGATCTCCTCAAAGATCGCTGTTTGAAACTTCCAGCTGGATCTGGGCCTCGTCATTTGACGTTCAGTCATTCAAATAAGAGGATGTACCTGATCAATGAGTTGGGGAATACGATTCTCGTGTTTCCTATGGGTGAGGATGGTCTGCCTGCCAAGGAATCCACTCAAGAAATCAATACTCTCCCTAGAGATTTTTCAGAAGAGAGCACAACGGCAGACATTCATGTACATCCCAGTGGTAAGTTCTTGTACGGCACCAACCGAGGGCACGATAGCTTCTGTTGTTATCGGATTCTACCAGATGAACAGTTGGAATTGATCGGGCATGTCCCCACAGGAGGGCAATCCCCAAGAAATTTTTCCATTCATCCCGATGGAAAATGGTTAGTAGTGGCTCACCAGGTCTCTGGCAATATTCTTTCGTTTGCCGTTGATCAGGAAACTGGAATGTTGAAGCAATCTGATGATCAAAAACTCAATCTTCAGCCATCTTGTTTGCAGTTTGGGCATCCTTCACACTGA
- a CDS encoding prolyl-tRNA synthetase associated domain-containing protein, translated as MTPSELYHFLDEHQISYEKFDHSPVYTVEESKKLSPAMSGGKTKNLFVRNKKGKHHILLTVEQDKRVDLKKVSEFIGYGRLSFCSPERLLKYLGVEPGSVSLLGILNDRAGEVEILIDEDLWKEKYLLCHPLVNTSTLRLGREELVKLFQLSGHPFRLLPIPELEE; from the coding sequence TTGACGCCATCAGAACTCTATCATTTCCTGGACGAACATCAGATTTCATATGAAAAATTTGATCATTCACCAGTCTACACTGTGGAAGAGTCAAAGAAATTATCCCCTGCAATGTCAGGAGGAAAAACCAAGAACCTCTTCGTTCGTAACAAAAAGGGCAAACACCACATTCTGTTGACAGTGGAGCAGGACAAACGAGTTGATCTCAAGAAGGTCTCTGAATTTATCGGGTATGGCCGCTTAAGTTTCTGCTCGCCAGAACGCTTGCTCAAGTATCTAGGAGTGGAGCCTGGATCGGTTTCCCTGCTGGGGATTCTAAATGATCGAGCTGGGGAGGTGGAAATCCTGATTGACGAAGATCTTTGGAAGGAAAAATATCTTTTGTGTCATCCACTGGTCAATACGAGCACTCTCCGTTTGGGCAGGGAAGAGCTGGTGAAATTATTTCAACTGAGTGGGCATCCTTTCCGTTTGCTTCCAATTCCTGAGTTGGAGGAATAA